The DNA segment GCCAGACAATGCAATCATGAAATTCCTTGGGGTAAGTGATAATGCCCCACATTTTACCAACCTTGGTACTCTGTCAACTTGGAACTGAAGAAGAGGAAGCGGCCCCTTGAATGTCAACCTCGGAGACTCTCCAGCCTGACAGTAAAGGTATGTGAAAAAACGGGTTACTAATGTCTTACCAGAGCACGGAGCTCTGCCCAAAAAAAAGCCTCTGCATAAGCAGAGGCCTGATAATATCGAAAATAGAAGGGATAATTAAAAGCTGTATCCGACAGACAAACCAGAAACCCAGGTTCTACCATCCTGAAAATCAACATCCCATGCCTCTATATCGATACCATGGCGTTCCTTGGCAACAACATACATAAAGGACCAGTCAATATTCCAATTGTTGAGCTTGAAGCCAAGCCCTGTGGAAAACAACTGCCTGTCATTAACCGGCAACATGAAGGAAGCATCCCCGGAACGAGTGGGGGTCTGATCATATGCATATCCAGCGCGCAAGGCTAACCATTCCTTGGCCCAGTATTCAGCACCGAGCTGAAACCGCCAGGCGTTTTTATAATGCAATGCTGTTTCTGACTCGATAGTTCCACCGTAGGTAATTTTATCTGTGGATTCCCAACGAGTATGAATGACATCACCCTCAATGATCCAATCCTTATTAGGCTTATATGCCAAACCAAGAGTATAACTCCCTGGAAGGGTTGCTGAAATCTCCTGACCATCATCAGAATGAATGCCAGCAAAATCATAATCCGCACTTCCGGAAGTATATAATCTCATGGGAGCACGCCATGTGAAACCGGCTGTTAACTCGTCATTGATGTCATAGGTCACACCAATGTTTCCACCAACACCATACCCTTCTGTCTTAAAGGTTATTTCACTTCCCACAAAACGCTGCATGTCGAATGTTCCTCTGAGGATTTCGACACCGACAGCGACAGAAAGTTTATCGCTGAACTTGAAAGCTATATTCGGGTTGACAGAAACGGACTGCACTTCGACATGCTGTAAAGAACTTTTCCCTATCCAGTCTTCATCATAAGAAGTTCCGAGACCAAAACGAGTAAAAACACCTACTCCAAGCCAGACATTCTCGTTGGATTCCATCTGCTGTGTGTAATAAGCGTGAGGAACAGTATATGTATTTGCCTTGGTCTTATTCTTGTCGCCATCCAGATATACCGAGGCCTGAGGCGTAACCAGCGTAAAGCCGGCCAAGGCATTTTTCCCTTCCAACTTGGTCATGAGTGCCGGGTTAGTTGCAATGATAGAAGCATCGCCAGCCTGGGCATAGCCCGTGGTAGCCATGGCGACGCCACGAGTGCTCCACTCATACAAAGCGAATCCGCCCGCATGGACCAGCGAGGCAGAGAATAAAAGTATCATGAAAAAAGTACAGAAAACCACAACGGATGCGCGTTTCATCCTTCCCCCTAAGCGGCTGTCGCTTGCACACGACAACGGTCTTGCGATGTTTCCGACACCTCCCGGATGCGACGATTCAAGACCGTTTTGAAACACCAAATGATTAATTGGACAAACGCGGAAGGTATACCCAAGCAAATCTGTTTTGTAAACGGGGTAACCGAAAATTTTACCGTTAAAACAGCCGTTTGAATTTTTTATAAAACAAGAGAGCCTATACCGGCACGTTTCTGGCATTTGAACCGAATGGGGAATTTTTTGCCGTCTTGGCACCACAGCTAGAAAAGGACTGAATCATGCTCCCTAAACTGGATATCAAGGAAAAGCACTTTCACGGCATTCTTATTGTCGGCGGAATGGCCGGTCTCCTCGAAGGAATGATGCGAGACGGTTTTACCCTTCATACGATGTTTCCGGGAATGATGCTGACACTGGTAGCAGCTTTCCTTGGCGGATTTTCCGGTTTCTTCATCAAGGACCTGACCCGGACATGGCGCGGAATGGCCCCATATCGTGGCGTTAATAACGATGGATGGATAATGGGGGCATTCATGGGAACATTCCTCGGCACCCTGTATCAGATCATTGACAGTGCCAATGGTGCCAACCTTGTCATCGGATCTATGTTTGGAGCATATTTCGGAGCCATGTGCGGTGCGTTTCCTGATGAATTCATCACGCCTATTCTCCGCTTGATGCATGCAGAAAAGGCGGCCCGCAAGCTCACGGAAAGTGAGCAGCAAATTTCATCCCGATCATGACAACTAGAGATCTTTTGTGGTGTCCCTTTGAGGTGAATTGTACAATCGAAATATTCCCACTTGTCATGAAACTCTCACAGACTCGTACTCGCCCAAAAAAGACTCCGGCTATGAGAGCCGGAGTCTTTTATATATTGGGCACACTGGTGCCCTTTGTTTTCAATTATTTCATCTCAACCCAGATAACGGCTCCGAGTTCCAATTCCCGCCCCTTATACAGTTCTGCATCGGCATTAAGACCGGCAAATCCCCACCACCCTTTCCATGGGCAAACGAACGTAAAAACGCCATTGCTATCGGCAATGACTTCTTGAGTGACCATCCGCTCTTCCGGAGCTTTGCGTGCGCCGTCTTTATTATAGTACTCAACTTCGACACGAGTGAAGGGAGCGGGTTCACCATCCAACATCACCACACCTTGAAAAACATTCCCCGCATAATTGCCGAATGGACGAGTCAATGGCACTATTTCAGTTTTAAGCCCCAGAGGCGTATTCCAATTTTCTCCTTCACCATATCCATCCACCACTACTTTCGTAATATGGCGAATATAATTATTCTCCGCATCTTCTTTGTATGGAACTGGATCAAAAACAAACGCATACAAACCGGGACCAGTGGGCGTATAAGACGCATGCCACGCAGTATGTCCCATCAAATCAATTTTCTTGAGACTTCCCGATAGGTCCGTCCGTTCTTCATTATCGGCAACCACAAAAAATTTGTTTGGCTTTTCCAGCTCCATCCCCTGTCTTTCGAATGGATGCGCAAAAGCAAGGATCAGGTTTACAGATCGTTTATCCTGACTCAAAGCGTCCGTATCAGGAATCAACATTCCGAAATGAGCCCAGGAAACAGAGGCGCTCAAAAGACTCAAGACACACACGAACAATATCACTTTCAACTTCGTCACTGTTCTTTCCTCACTGTTTACGAATACATATTAGAACTTCGTGGTTGACTGATGCATACTGATATCAAATTAGTAACACAAGTCAAGCGCAAGAGCCGTGTTCATAACACACCAGTGAAGAATGGAATTATGAAAAGCAGGAAATCAGGAGTCAGGATCAGCACGCCAGCGACGTGCGAGAGTCACACCCGAAATATTATGCCACAGACTGAATAAAGCGCCGGGCAAGGCCGTCACGGCCCCAAAATGTTTGACAGCCAAGGCCACACCCAAGCCTGAATTCTGCATACCAACTTCAATTGCCAGAGTGCGCGCATCCCGCTTGGAACAACGGAAAAGCCGAGCCACCCCATAACCGGCGGCAAGCCCTATGGAGTTATGCAAAATGACAGCTACAAGGACCATAAGCGGAAGCGCAAAAAGCGTCTTTTGATTCAATCCGATGATACAGGCAATAAGCAGGGAAATAACCACAATTGAGAGAGAGGGAAAATATCGGAGCAAAGGCTCAAGTTGACGTCGAAAAAGACGACGCAATATCAAGCCATCCATCAAAGGGAAAACCACGATCCAAAACACAGAGACAACCATGCTCCAAAAATTGATTTCAACCTGCTGCTCCAGTATGAGATACACAATAGCCGGTGTCAAAAGAGGCGCCAGGCAGGTTGCGGCCAGCGTCATCGTCACGGAAAGCGCAACGTTGGCTCGCGCCAGATATGCGATGACATTAGAAGCTGTCCCTCCGGGACATGCACCGACCACAATCAGACCAATTACCGCTTCCACCGGAAGATTGAGCAAGGAGCAAATCCCCACTGCAGCAAGCGGCATGATCAGGTATTGCATGGCAACCCCCAACGCCACCAGAGGCCATTTGCGAATGATATCCCGAAAATCCTCAAAATCAAGTGTCAGCCCCATGCCAAACATGATGATGCCTAGCCCAAGGGGTATATGTGGTTTGATCCATGTAAAGGATACAGGGAAGGCAAGGGCCGCTGCGGACAGTATGACAGCAATGGCCAAAAACTGTTTCTCAATGAACTGGGGGAGTGCGTGAAAAGTCATGGCAGAGGGGTGACTGAAAAGAGGCATTGTGTCAACGATGAAAAAGTACGTGAAAAATCGCAAATTCATGGTGCCGAGTCTTTCGCAACACTGCTTCCGCCACGTATGCTGTGCGATGAAACGTTTTGAGAAAACATACCCCTACTCTGAAACAGGATATCCCGCTGAAAGAATTTCTCCCTATGAAGTTATCGCACCTCCACAACTCGACCCTTCCCCTGCAGTGCAAGCAAAGCAGTGATCTCCGGTGACAATCCGGCGCCTGGAGATTTGTCCTTCTAGAAAATCATCTATATGCTGGGAAACTTCCAAAGATACCCCCAACCCGAGAGCCTGATTGAAATCACAGTCATAAAGTTGCCCATCCCACCCCACATTGACCTGACGCCGACACATGAGACCATGAACCGTCCCAGGATTGAAAGATTTGGCGAGAAGCGCCATATATTTCTCTTCTTGCCCGTTTTCATGCAACTCCTCTTTCGACCTTCCAATAGGAACATTGGCAAGACTCAAAAGCCGATCAAACGTGACTCCATATCGGCGCTTCATCTCCCGTTTATACTCTCTCTCAAGCGCCTCCTGCCCTGGAGGAAGCGAGGTGCCGTCAGTTGGATTGAAAACCAGATCAAGGGGCAGTTCCTTTTCAATCCCATAGCCCAGGGAATTTAAACGACGCAACACGGAAATACTTTTTGAAAAACACTCGCTCCCACGCATCTTGCAAACATTTTCTTCAAGATAACATGGCAAAGAGGCTGCCAGCCCGACCTTGTTTCTGGCAAAAAATGCCGGATAACTTGTCAGCCCCGGCTCCTCCATCACCGAGAGATTCGTCCGCACCTGTACCGAAGCTCCGACTTCACGCAGTTCAGAGATAAACGGCTTGAGAAATTCATTCAATTCAGGTGCACCTCCCGTAATGTCCACCAAAGTCGGCGAGATCGATTCAGTGACTTCAACGACCTGCAACATTGTTTGCCAAGACATGGACTCATCCCGGACTGGAGAACAGTCCAGATGACAATGAACACACGTCTGATTACATTTGAGCCCCACATTAACCTGAAGAATCTCGAGCGCAACAGCCTGGACCGGCCCGCCGACCCGTCTTTCGAAACTGTTCATATTACCCATCCTTGTTCAATGAAACCGTCCAATTTCGCCTTGTGATCCACCAAGTCAGTATCACTATCGGGCGCAAGTCGGAAATCAATAAATTCAATCAGGACTCTCAACTTGAAAGAAGGTGCAAATGGAAGGTTGACGAAACCATAGAGAACACTGTAGGAATGCCTTTCCCAATTCAGAGGGAAGCCGGACGGCGGTTGCGATGAGAACTCCGTCAGGTCCGAAAGGAAGCAGCGGTATCGTTTGCTATCGGGTGTCCGGTTTCCACTCAAAGGCGTGTTCTTCGGAACGCGCCTTTTTTCTTATCCTCACCCACCACCTTCTCACATGCCAAAATAAAAGGGCCATCCTTGAAGGACAACCCCTGTTCTAAAAACTTAACTTCTCATCAGACGTAGAGCAAAGTGACAATAACCATGGCTGCAAGGTAGAGACTCCCGAAAAGAGCCCCGAGTCCCCACCACCTGGCTTGCGAAATGAACCCTGCACCATACCAGATGGGGGCCGGTCCTGTCGCATATGGAGTAATAACCCCCATGACCCCGAGACTCGCCGCGAGCATCAAAGCGATTCGCGGCAGCATGTCCGATGGCACTAATGGTCCGGCTATAGCCAGGAACAGAGGCAGAAGTGCGGTTGTGTGCGCAGTCGTACTGGCAAAGAAGTAATGAAGCACGAAAAAAAGGAGTATGAGCATGATCGCCACAGTCCCCGCAGGCAGACCTTGAAGATAGACGGAGACGAGATCACCAATCCATGTCAGCACTCCAGTTTTTTTCAACCCACTGGCCATTGCGACTAATGTGGCAAACCAGACCAGCACGTTCCATGCCCCCTTGTTGGTAATCACATCCTCCCATGTAATGATATCGCTCAAAACCATCAGAGTTAAAACAAAGACAGCTGCAACAGTACCATTGACACCAAACTGTTTTCCAAAAATCCAAAAGACGAGAGCAAGGACGGCATACCCAAGCATCAAAAATTCCTTGGAAGAAACAGGGCCCATCTTTCTCAATTCATCAGTGGCCCAGACCGGAGCCTCGGGAGACACTTTCTGCGTTGGTGGGTAAATCACATATGCCAGCCAGGGGGTCAGCAAAAAAAGCGGCAACATCGTCGGGATCATGATGGAGGCCCATTCTCCCCATTGCAAGCTGACGCCAAGCGATTGCTGGATCAAGTCCACCGCCAGCAGATTCGGAGCCAAAGCGGTCAGGAACATGGAACTGGTTACACATGTGGAGGCAAAGGCGACCCAGCAGAGATACGCTCCCATTTTACGTGGGTTCTTATCTGCATATGAATCAAACATAGGTGGAATATTACTGGCAACAGGGTAGATGGTCCCCGCACTGCGAGCTGTATTGGAAGGCATGAACGGCGCAAGAACGGCATCGGAAAAGGCGACGGCATACCCAAGCCCGAGAGTTGATTTACCCAGATATTTAATAAGGATCAGGCTGATACGCTTTCCCAGCCCGGTTTTCTTGTATCCCAAGGCAAACATGAATGCAGAAAAAATGAGCCAGATCACACCATTGCCAAATCCCGATAACATCCAGTTCCGATTGACTGTCGCACTGGGGTCTACCAAGCCAAACATGGCCACGACCGCTACTCCGGCAAGCCCGACCAGAGCCGCAGGGACAGGCTCGACAATAAGTCCGACAACGACACCGACAAAAATAGCAAGGAAATACCAGGCCTGGGGAGTCAGTCCTTCCGGTGTCGGAAACAATGTCATAAGGACAGTAACAATAATTGGTGAAAATTTCTTGAGATATTCCACAACTCCTCCCTATTGAACCTGTCATTCAATAATTCACAGCCAAACGGTTCGGCTGCTCATTGTGTTTCTTAACTCAGTCTATGCAATCAATCAGTTAAGAAGACCACAGACTGATCAACGCCCCCCTGTTTGATAAACTGATTCGAAAAACATTCAAAAATTCGGTTCATATACCCTTCAGTAATAACTTTTCAGAGTTCACAGACTCCTCCTGCATAGCATACTGTCTCGACAATTCCCATGGTTAGTTACATGATGCAGGACTCTCGAACACAAAAAAGGTCTCCCGAAATCCGAAAGACCTCAGAAGAACCATAGGCAAAAGAAAAAAAACTCAATGAAAATATGCTGAAATTTTCTGGAATAGGGATCCAGGCTTACATGCACCAGATGGAGCTGCTTGCCAACGACCTGAATTGATATGCAATGTCCGAGGAACTCAATATCACCAATGCTCAAATATTGCTGAAGAGGTGAGCTCAGCAAAGCGCCCATCAAACTCCCCATATCCAGTCCACGCGGAACGATAAAAAATAAGCTCAAGCATGAGCACAATCATGGAACAAGTTGCTGCCATGACAGGAGGAATGTATTTAAGCATCTTTCTCTCGCAGGGCATCTTCATTGGAAACGATATTTCATTATCGCGCCGAAGGTGTATTCTTCTTGGCGTCAGTCATAAGGAAAGGCCTCTGCTCAATTGCTGGCATTAAACCATTCACGGCTCGCTCCCTTCGGCACCATGTAGCAAGCCGACGAGCCTACACGAAAAAGTTTACCACTCGCCAACTGAAGAATTTACTGCACCACAAGACCGAAAAGACGACTGAAATTTACCTGCATGAACTTGGCGTGGATAAATCTCTCGCACAGAAGCTTGATACTCATTCAAACGAGAGCACGCATGACGGCATGCATAAGGCCTCAAAAGGCCAAAAGAAAACGGGTTAGACATACAGTCTAACCCGTTGAATAGTCTGGCGGAGAGGAGAGGATTCGAACCTCCGGTCCCCGTGAAGGGACACACGCTTTCCAGGCGTGCTCCTTAAGCCGGACTCGGACACCTCTCCGCGCTGAGAGGCAGTAACTAACTAATATGAGACGGCATGGCAAGTAAAAAAAGAAAGAAATTTTCCCAATGAGTTACAATGGCAACTCAAGACTGCCCCGAAACTGTTCCAAACTGGAAGCTCCGACTTTTTTCAGAAGTTTTTCCATTTCTTCAGCAAGTCCAAATGCAAAGTCAGGACGCAGGAAATTGGCTGTTCCGATCTGGACGGCATGGGCTCCGACCAAAATGAACTCCAAAGCATCCTCTGCCGATGCAATGCCGCCAATACCCACCACAGGGATATCCACAGCCTGTACCACCTGATGAACGCAACGAAGCGCAACCGGCTTGATAGCCGGACCGGAAAGCCCGGCAATGACATTGGCGATACGCGGCTTGCGACAGTGGATATCCACAGCCATCCCGGAAAGAGTATTGATTAAGGACAAGGAATCCGCCCCTCCCTCGGCCGCAGCCCTGGCACAGACCACAATATCTGTCACATTGGGCGACAACTTGACCATCACATGCTTATCTCCCGCTCGCTTTTTCACAGCCTCGGTGACCTTACCGATCTGAGCCGGGTCCTGACCAAAGGCAATGCCGCCTTCCTTGACATTAGGACAGGAAACATTGACCTCAAGTGCAGCCACCCCCTCCTCTCCTGCCAAAACAGCGGCAAGCTCTCCAAATTCTTCGGCATCACATGCATAGAGGTTGGCGACGACGGCAACATCTTTTGACTTGAGCGCAGGCAATGCCTGTCTTACAAAGCTTTCCACCCCTGGATTTTGTATACCGATAGCGTTGAGCATCCCACACGGAGTTTCAGCAATCCGAGGCATGGGGTTGCCCTCTCGCGGCTTAAGCGAGATTCCCTTTGCGACAAGACCGCCAAGCTTTTCCAGATCACCATAGGGAGCGAATTCCAGGCCAAACCCGAAGGTTCCCGAAGCGGTCATGACCGGATTTTTAAGTTCCAGACCACCAAAAGAAACATTCATATTCATATAAACTCCCTACAATTTCACTTTATCAGTCCAGAAGACGGGACCACGTGTACAGACCTGAATATGATGGTCATCGCCATCCTTGGTTACACATCCCAAACAGGCTCCCACTCCGCAAGCCATACGATTTTCAAGCGAGACCTGAGCCCTCGCACCGAACTCGTTGGCAAATTTCTGGACGGTCTTCATGAAAGGCGTTGGCCCGCATGAAAGAATCAAACCGTTTTTTTCTGCATAACGCTTGATTTCTTCACGCATGAACTCGATAATACCCTGAAGATCCTGTGGCTGCTCTTCGAGCATACAGCTCCCGCAGACGGTCTTGGAAAGCTGATTGTACGGGTAACATTCCAGTGGAAGACGATGGGCCATAAAAAGGCTCACATTGTCCGGTGCAGGATGATGCTCGACATAACCGCGAAAAGGTGCGATTCCGATGCCGCCCGCCAACAAAAGTGTCGGCGTGTCCGGTTCCATGGCAAAGGAGTTGCCAAGGGGACCCCAGATCGCCACTTCATCACCGGGTTTCAAGGTGGTGATACGTTCTGTTCCGCGACCGACCTTCTGAATAAAAAGCGTCAGCGAATTTTCATCGGCGGAACAGATGGAAAACGGCCTTGCCCAAATCAGATCCAAATCCCAGCCGGAGGGGCGGATCATGACAAACTGGCCAGGCTTCCACCCGTCCCAGTCCGGGTATTCAAGCCTGATTTCAAAAAATTCATCAGGCCTTTTTGATTGACCGACTGGGGAGACTTCCAATACTTTTACATTCCGGCAATTCCTCAAGGACATCGATACAACCCTTATGAGCAAAATTCATATTCCAGAAATTATGGCCCCCGCAGGGGATTCCGCTTCCTATCTCGCCGCTGTCGCAGCCGGCGCAGATGCCATTTATGTCGGACTGAAACACTTTTCAGCCCGAATGCAGGCCACCAACTTTTCTATCAGCGAGCTCGCACAGCTGGCAAGCCTAGGCAGAGACCGCGGCACCAAGACCTACGTTGCCATGAACACCATGGTCAAGCCCAATGACGTGGAATCAGCCGGACGGCTTATTGATCGTCTGCAAAAAACCGTCAAACCGTTCGCCCTCATTGTACAAGACCTCGCCATGCTGGAGCTGGCGAAACAGGTCGGATATAGTGGCGAGCTTCACCTTTCCACCCTAGCTAACCTGAGCCATCCATCAGGCTTTGACGTCGCAAAAAAACTCGGCGTCAAGCGCATCGTCATCCCTCGTGAGCTGAACCTTGATGAGGTCAAGATGATGGCTGATGCGTGCCCCAAAGATTTGGACCTTGAAATATTCGTCCATGGGGCACTCTGCCACTGTGTCTCTGGCCGCTGCTACTGGTCAAGCTATCTGGGAGGGAAATCAGGGCTGCGAGGACGCTGTGTGCAACCCTGCCGACGTTTATACACGCAGCAGAAACAGGATGCCCAACGCCTGTTCTCTTGTACAGACCTGTCCTTGGACGTCCTGACCAAACCACTGCTCTCCATGCCCAAGGTCACGGCCTGGAAGATTGAAGGCCGCAAAAAGGGTCCCCATTACGTTTATTACACGGTCCGTGCCTACCAGATGCTCCGGGACAATCCGCAGGATGCACAAGCAAAAAAAGCTGCTCAGGAGCTTCTTGAACAGGCCTTGGGACGCCCGTCCAGCCATTCCCTTTTCCTGCCCCAGCGCCCTTTTCAACCGATCCGTCCGGGTGAGGAGACAGGATCTGGCAGACTGGTTGGCGAGATCAAGCGCGACCAGAAAAAACTTTTCTTCCAACCCAGAGAACCGCTCAATCCAGGCGATGTCATCCGGGTGGGCTATGAAGATCTGCCGGGCCATCGCACCCTGTATATTCGTCGTCGAGTCCCCAAGCGCGGCCGTATGGATATCCCCTTCTCCAAGAAACCGGAAAACAACCGAATCCCAGTGGGGACAAAAATCTTTCTCGTGGATAGACGTGAGCCGGAACTGACCAAACAGATCAAGGAGCTTGAGGGCGAACTGGCCCTTTTCCCTGCGCCGACATCCAAGGAATCAACCTTTACGCCCACATGGCCAAAAACAGCCTCTCGTGCCAAAGTGAGACCCGAAAATATCATTGTCTCGCATACTCTGCCAAAAGGACGGGTCCACGGCAAAAGCGCTTTCTGGCTGGAACGTTCCACCTTAAGCAAACTAGCCCGTGCTCTGGTTAATCGCTCCCAGTGGTGGCTACCTCCAGTTATCTGGCCAGACGAAGACAAGAAAATACGCTCTCTCATCAAGGAAGCCGTCAAAAAAGGAGCCAGGGAATTTGTACTCAATGCTCCCTGGCAAGCCGGTTTTTTTGAAGATCGCAAAAATGTGACTCTCGTAGCTGGTCCTTTTTGCAATGCGTCTAACCGTCTTACGCTCAAGATCATGAAAGATCTGGGATGTTCATCTGCAATCATCAGTCCCGAACTCCCAGCCGAAGACATATTCGACCTTGCCAAGAATCCTCCCATTCCCCTCGGCTTTGTCGTCAAAGGTCTTTGGCCATTTGGTATAGCTCGATTTCTCGCCGAATCAGTTCGCTATGAAGAACCTATCAAAAGTCCGATGCATGAGGTTATGTTCGTTCGCAAACATGGCCAAAACAACTGGCTGTACCCAGGATGGGAACTTGATCT comes from the Pseudodesulfovibrio piezophilus C1TLV30 genome and includes:
- a CDS encoding OmpP1/FadL family transporter, with translation MKRASVVVFCTFFMILLFSASLVHAGGFALYEWSTRGVAMATTGYAQAGDASIIATNPALMTKLEGKNALAGFTLVTPQASVYLDGDKNKTKANTYTVPHAYYTQQMESNENVWLGVGVFTRFGLGTSYDEDWIGKSSLQHVEVQSVSVNPNIAFKFSDKLSVAVGVEILRGTFDMQRFVGSEITFKTEGYGVGGNIGVTYDINDELTAGFTWRAPMRLYTSGSADYDFAGIHSDDGQEISATLPGSYTLGLAYKPNKDWIIEGDVIHTRWESTDKITYGGTIESETALHYKNAWRFQLGAEYWAKEWLALRAGYAYDQTPTRSGDASFMLPVNDRQLFSTGLGFKLNNWNIDWSFMYVVAKERHGIDIEAWDVDFQDGRTWVSGLSVGYSF
- a CDS encoding DUF4198 domain-containing protein — encoded protein: MTKLKVILFVCVLSLLSASVSWAHFGMLIPDTDALSQDKRSVNLILAFAHPFERQGMELEKPNKFFVVADNEERTDLSGSLKKIDLMGHTAWHASYTPTGPGLYAFVFDPVPYKEDAENNYIRHITKVVVDGYGEGENWNTPLGLKTEIVPLTRPFGNYAGNVFQGVVMLDGEPAPFTRVEVEYYNKDGARKAPEERMVTQEVIADSNGVFTFVCPWKGWWGFAGLNADAELYKGRELELGAVIWVEMK
- a CDS encoding bile acid:sodium symporter family protein, whose amino-acid sequence is MTFHALPQFIEKQFLAIAVILSAAALAFPVSFTWIKPHIPLGLGIIMFGMGLTLDFEDFRDIIRKWPLVALGVAMQYLIMPLAAVGICSLLNLPVEAVIGLIVVGACPGGTASNVIAYLARANVALSVTMTLAATCLAPLLTPAIVYLILEQQVEINFWSMVVSVFWIVVFPLMDGLILRRLFRRQLEPLLRYFPSLSIVVISLLIACIIGLNQKTLFALPLMVLVAVILHNSIGLAAGYGVARLFRCSKRDARTLAIEVGMQNSGLGVALAVKHFGAVTALPGALFSLWHNISGVTLARRWRADPDS
- the arsS gene encoding arsenosugar biosynthesis radical SAM (seleno)protein ArsS (Some members of this family are selenoproteins.); translation: MNSFERRVGGPVQAVALEILQVNVGLKCNQTCVHCHLDCSPVRDESMSWQTMLQVVEVTESISPTLVDITGGAPELNEFLKPFISELREVGASVQVRTNLSVMEEPGLTSYPAFFARNKVGLAASLPCYLEENVCKMRGSECFSKSISVLRRLNSLGYGIEKELPLDLVFNPTDGTSLPPGQEALEREYKREMKRRYGVTFDRLLSLANVPIGRSKEELHENGQEEKYMALLAKSFNPGTVHGLMCRRQVNVGWDGQLYDCDFNQALGLGVSLEVSQHIDDFLEGQISRRRIVTGDHCFACTAGEGSSCGGAITS
- a CDS encoding DASS family sodium-coupled anion symporter; this encodes MEYLKKFSPIIVTVLMTLFPTPEGLTPQAWYFLAIFVGVVVGLIVEPVPAALVGLAGVAVVAMFGLVDPSATVNRNWMLSGFGNGVIWLIFSAFMFALGYKKTGLGKRISLILIKYLGKSTLGLGYAVAFSDAVLAPFMPSNTARSAGTIYPVASNIPPMFDSYADKNPRKMGAYLCWVAFASTCVTSSMFLTALAPNLLAVDLIQQSLGVSLQWGEWASIMIPTMLPLFLLTPWLAYVIYPPTQKVSPEAPVWATDELRKMGPVSSKEFLMLGYAVLALVFWIFGKQFGVNGTVAAVFVLTLMVLSDIITWEDVITNKGAWNVLVWFATLVAMASGLKKTGVLTWIGDLVSVYLQGLPAGTVAIMLILLFFVLHYFFASTTAHTTALLPLFLAIAGPLVPSDMLPRIALMLAASLGVMGVITPYATGPAPIWYGAGFISQARWWGLGALFGSLYLAAMVIVTLLYV
- a CDS encoding dihydroorotate dehydrogenase, producing the protein MNMNVSFGGLELKNPVMTASGTFGFGLEFAPYGDLEKLGGLVAKGISLKPREGNPMPRIAETPCGMLNAIGIQNPGVESFVRQALPALKSKDVAVVANLYACDAEEFGELAAVLAGEEGVAALEVNVSCPNVKEGGIAFGQDPAQIGKVTEAVKKRAGDKHVMVKLSPNVTDIVVCARAAAEGGADSLSLINTLSGMAVDIHCRKPRIANVIAGLSGPAIKPVALRCVHQVVQAVDIPVVGIGGIASAEDALEFILVGAHAVQIGTANFLRPDFAFGLAEEMEKLLKKVGASSLEQFRGSLELPL
- a CDS encoding iron-sulfur cluster-binding protein; the encoded protein is MSLRNCRNVKVLEVSPVGQSKRPDEFFEIRLEYPDWDGWKPGQFVMIRPSGWDLDLIWARPFSICSADENSLTLFIQKVGRGTERITTLKPGDEVAIWGPLGNSFAMEPDTPTLLLAGGIGIAPFRGYVEHHPAPDNVSLFMAHRLPLECYPYNQLSKTVCGSCMLEEQPQDLQGIIEFMREEIKRYAEKNGLILSCGPTPFMKTVQKFANEFGARAQVSLENRMACGVGACLGCVTKDGDDHHIQVCTRGPVFWTDKVKL
- a CDS encoding peptidase U32 family protein codes for the protein MSKIHIPEIMAPAGDSASYLAAVAAGADAIYVGLKHFSARMQATNFSISELAQLASLGRDRGTKTYVAMNTMVKPNDVESAGRLIDRLQKTVKPFALIVQDLAMLELAKQVGYSGELHLSTLANLSHPSGFDVAKKLGVKRIVIPRELNLDEVKMMADACPKDLDLEIFVHGALCHCVSGRCYWSSYLGGKSGLRGRCVQPCRRLYTQQKQDAQRLFSCTDLSLDVLTKPLLSMPKVTAWKIEGRKKGPHYVYYTVRAYQMLRDNPQDAQAKKAAQELLEQALGRPSSHSLFLPQRPFQPIRPGEETGSGRLVGEIKRDQKKLFFQPREPLNPGDVIRVGYEDLPGHRTLYIRRRVPKRGRMDIPFSKKPENNRIPVGTKIFLVDRREPELTKQIKELEGELALFPAPTSKESTFTPTWPKTASRAKVRPENIIVSHTLPKGRVHGKSAFWLERSTLSKLARALVNRSQWWLPPVIWPDEDKKIRSLIKEAVKKGAREFVLNAPWQAGFFEDRKNVTLVAGPFCNASNRLTLKIMKDLGCSSAIISPELPAEDIFDLAKNPPIPLGFVVKGLWPFGIARFLAESVRYEEPIKSPMHEVMFVRKHGQNNWLYPGWELDLTEEYKNLDRAGFKSFITMKEEWPRDVPRPKRTSTFNWKLKLL